The Pyricularia oryzae 70-15 chromosome 5, whole genome shotgun sequence genome includes a region encoding these proteins:
- a CDS encoding phosphoglycerate mutase encodes MNLLLIRHGESTDNVAGLLAGSRDAPLTAHGVIQARRLGQHLAERSAEIGPVVHVFTSDLQRALKTALEVVAAQNKQTRSGDSSTGFARGADPGNQDPGRRQQQQQQQDVEKLPLLREKDFGSREGVAYGKRRRDQDEPIRTEGDGLPLIKPETHEQMSDRMEKFVRDHLRPLLASRLTAEVGPRAETVVVVAHGIILNVLMRVLLAQFPDANSARPVDDLGSRDPLVRPAEFSIPWRNTAYTELKVALCALTQDTRSTSAISDKATASASLTMSVISVNNSCHLDGLKKTRGGIGSAQFDSKQKTMDSFFSRKLQGP; translated from the exons ATGAACTTGTTGCTCATAAGACATGGCGAGTCTACCGACAACGTAGCCGGCCTTCT CGCAGGTTCTCGAGATGCCCCACTGACAGCCCACGGCGTGATCCAGGCGCGGCGACTGGGCCAGCACCTCGCCGAGCGCAGCGCAGAGATTGGCCCCGTCGTGCACGTCTTTACGTCGGATCTCCAGCGGGCCCTGAAAACTGCCTTGGAAGTCGTGGCGGCGCAAAACAAGCAGACCCGCAGCGGCGACAGCTCGACTGGGTTTGCCCGGGGAGCTGATCCCGGCAACCAAGATCCGGggaggcggcagcagcagcagcagcagcaggatgTGGAGAAGCTACCCTTGCTCCGGGAGAAGGACTTTGGGTCCCGCGAGGGTGTGGCTTATGGAAAGCGACGACGCGATCAGGATGAGCCGATCCGGACTGAGGGTGATGGCTTGCCGTTGATCAAGCCCGAGACTCATGAGCAGATGTCGGACAGGATGGAGAAGTTTGTTCGCGACCATCTCAGGCCGCTTCTTGCATCTCGCCTGACCGCCGAGGTGGGCCCTCGCGCCGAGACTGTTGTCGTTGTCGCTCACGGCATTATACTGAATGTCTTGATGAGGGTTCTTCTGGCGCAGTTCCCCGATGCTAATTCTGCACGTCCCGTCGATGACTTGGGGTCCAGGGATCCACTTGTCCGACCTGCCGAGTTCTCCATTCCGTGGAGAAACACGGCTTACACTGAGCTCAAGGTTGCTTTGTGTGCTCTTACACAAGACACGAGATCGACATCTGCAATTTCTGACAAAGCCACTGCGTCGGCATCTCTCACTATGAGTGTCATCTCAGTCAATAATAGCTGCCATCTGGATGGGTTGAAAAAGACTCGAGGTGGGATCGGCAGTGCACAATTTGACTCCAAGCAGAAAACCATGGACTCCTTCTTTAGTCGAAAGCTCCAAGGTCCATAA
- a CDS encoding MGMT family protein: MPQSEEAAAFFYAVYSAVQEIPPGKVTTYGHIAHLVGQPQRPRQVGVCLKHLSEDDNAVHNHNNVPWQRVINAKGIISPRSAPSGSQNQATALRAEGVTVTTGALGELMVDFKEYGWFPEMLPSEEE; this comes from the exons ATGCCTCAATCCGAGGAGGCGGCCGCTTTTTTCTATGCGGTATACAGTGCCGTGCAGGAGATACCGCCTGGAAAAGTCACGACATACGGCCACATCGCCCATCTCGTTGGACAGC CCCAGAGACCTCGCCAGGTCGGAGTATGCCTTAAGCACCTCTCAGAAGACGACAACGCCGTGCATAATCACAACAATGTCCCTTGGCAGCGGGTCATCAATGCCAAGGGTATCATCTCACCAAG ATCTGCACCATCGGGTTCGCAGAACCAGGCTACTGCACTGAGGGCAGAGGGCGTGACGGTCACAACCGGGGCTCTCGGTGAGCTAATGGTCGACTTCAAAGAGTATGGATGGTTCCCGGAGATGCTGCCTTCTGAGGAAGAGTAG